Within the Populus trichocarpa isolate Nisqually-1 chromosome 14, P.trichocarpa_v4.1, whole genome shotgun sequence genome, the region AAGTAAGagagaatgaaaaagaaaaaaataaaaggttacaCGTGCCACTCCGCCCACCATCGAGTTAGACGTGTCATTTATTTGCAAAGGAGACGTTGAGATGTTTGACCATCACGCACCATGGATAACCTCACGCAAAGGAAGGTGGAAACAATGACAATACTCAAGTGTTAATAATTTAATTGCAAAGGAtaaaaccgaataaaaaatcaatctaaaaaaattgagtcaaccTATGTTAACCTGACCAACTTGCAACCTGAGATATGAGATGCGGataaccccacaaaaaaaaaaacctgatcaATTCACAAAGCTCATAGCCCAATAAGTCagtgtcaaatgataaaaaagaaaaaaaaaacaaattataaaaaggatctaaaaaaatacCGAACTCAAACCAGGTAAATCATTGAAACTTGTGAACCGGGTCATGAGAATGAGATAACCCTGTAAAAGGCAGAAataattacaaagcaaaatcttcaattataaaattttttaaaaaaacaatgaggacAAAATCTTGcaccaaaaataattgaaagaaactaatcagggactaaattgaaataaaataaatgaagaaaaggatagaaaaagaataatgaaaaaaacaaggaccaaaatttgcaaaaaatgaattaaaattctaaaggacaaaataaaataaatgcaaaccTTGTAAAaacagtaattaaaataataaggaccagattgtaagtgaaaaacaaattaaattaaatgcagagagagatgaaattgaaaaaaaaacttcaagaagcattaaaatcaaagcaaataaaaaataaataaagaccaaacccaaaaaaatatgaaatgaaagacacaactaaatttttaaaggcTCGGCACAAAAACCAAGgctaaagagagagaaatgaagggatggaaaaaaaactcatcgtTGTCGAACTACCACCTGCCTTAGTAAAAGCGCCACCCTAACTGCTGCGCCAAATCCTTGCGTATAGGATAAGATAATGATCATTTTTTTGCCACCGTAATTGTCCACATGCATCTTCAAAATAGCGCAGAGGACTCTGACATGTTGCCACATGTCATGCACACGTCAACATATTTTactgatttattaatattttaataaggcgaattataaaaaaaatacccaaagGCATaccattattataaaaagattgtgGCGCAAAGACAAAAACACCCTTAAAAGACATTCTTTAAATCTGAAAAGTCAAaggttaattatgtaattttattgtacaaaaacaatgcaaagataAATAAACCCCTCCTTGtaaggtcatttttttttagcattcaAGAATATAAGTGTTATTTTACtgtacaaattaaaagaaaaggacgaAAAGAACCCTTAAtagaagactttttttttaagattttaaggccaaaaaattatttttactatgtattttaaagttaaatgaCAAAATTATCCTTGATGAATTCACAAATAACATATGAATCCCTTtggaaatataaattttttctcAATAGCAAGATAATTGTTAGGAGCAATGAAGGACAATATCATCATTATACTACTTGAATCCATAATGATTCTCTTCACACGTTACAATAAAACCCtgaatccttgtattttttttaatttaaattgttaaaggTGCCATCCCTAGagtttgaacttttttattttattttagtcctaAAGTTTTGTTGTTTCGTTTTCTCCATCTTATTTGTAAAATATCTGTCTCGTCAATTGCATGTTGACTTTATTGATTCTTGGTTAGTCCTAAAGGTTTATTACATAACTAAATACACGATCTTAAATACTTTACTACACTGTCAATCTTGCAGGCGAGTAAGCAAGAGAACATTCCAGTCTCTTGTAGAAGATGGTAAGTATTTCAGAAGTTGGGGGTAGGGGTGGTAAGAAATTGGGAAGGAAGGAAGGCAGGCCAGTGGAAAATGCTTTTcactaaaaagtaaaatagaTAGCGCGTTTGGAGTGGAAAAAAAGAACCCAATCCCTTCAACCTCTTCGCGGCCACGGAAGTGAGTAGTGACAATTTTCTAACAATCAATGGCCCACACCATTACTTTTGTGGACTCACCATGGACTCAATACAGAATCTCCATTCCAATATATATACAAGGCACAGGCAgacactcactcactcactctcCTCTAGTAGTTGTAGCAGCCATCAACCTCCTTTGTCTAACCAGAGCAGACACTTGTCCTCTTAGATCATCCACCAGTCCTTCTCCCCCTTTTGGTTTCCGTTTTAGGAAGAGGAATGGACGACTATTTCTCATCAGGTTAGTCACTCAAATTTTACCCTTTCAACTCCACAactcgtttttgtttttgtttattattctaATCATTTTTCGTTTTCGTTTTGTATTGTTAGTCCTGGCAATCTTACTGCTATTAATGGAAAAAGGATTCAAATTTCAGCCAAGTAATGAAGAATTAATAAGCAAGTATCTGGTGCCGAAAACCCGTGGTGATATCATGGAAGGCTTGCCCATGGCAGTCGTTAACCTTTGCGAGCATGAGCCATGGGATCTACCTGGTAAAAACAATAGTATCACTAGCTAGTGCTAGCGGTatctttgtgtttgttttctttcatcttaTTTATCTGCcagaatatttttatcaatgctGTTTCTTTTATCTCTTTCTCTTTGCAGGTAAATCCATTATAAAGTTAGCTGGTCAAGTAACGTGGTATTTCTTATGCCCTCGCGATCTTAGGGGCAAAGTTCACCGCAGAAAAACCAAGGCTGGATACTGGAAACTGACCTGCCAGCAAAAGTCAATAACGGCTGAGGGTACTACGACAAAGATTGGGGTAATGAGGACTTTGAGATTCTATGAAAACGAAGTGAGGACTGGTTGGATGATGTACGAATTTGACCTCATCACCAATTCTAGCCAGTTTAAAAAGGTACTAATTAAATGCCATGGATAGATGATGCAACACTGGATTTGATGTATGAGTTGGGAAATTCTACatccttttttgtgttttgacaTGTGCAGGGGCAATATGTTCTCTGTAAACTGGAGATTAATTCAAAAGGCGAGAAGAGCAAGAAAGGTGAACAAAGCCACCATATAGCTCCAGTCTCCCATTCTGAAGTGGAACCAAGTCAGAGTACGGATTCTGATTCTGAAAATATAAACCCAAGTGAGATGGCTATGAGATATTCACCTTGTGATGAAAGTGAATTAAGCCATCATGCGGGTTCCCATTTTGGAAATCAAAATCCGAGTGAGCTGATGAATAATTCAGCTCGCCAACTTAGTGAGTTAAGCCACCATATGGCTTCTGATTCTGAAAATAACCTAATGCCTAATTTAGTTTATGATGGAAGTGGGTCAAGCCACTCCACGGTTTTTAATTGTGAAGAACTATACTGGAATCAGCCTACAGTTGATTCAGCTTATAGCCCTTACATGGCTTTCGATTCtgaaaatcaaaacccaaatgAGATCCTGACAGTTGATAATTCAGCTTCTAATGTCAGCAGAAACGATGGCATGGCTTTTGGTTTGGCAAATCATAACCCGAATGTATCGCTGACAGTTGATAATTCAACTTCTAATGTCAGTGAAAGTCATCATATGGCTTTAGTTttggaaaatcaaaatctaaacaATAGCCTTTCTATATTAACTTGTGAGAATTCTTTAATGGCTTCTCGTGGTTTGGAAAATCAAGAACCATTCTTTCCACCTTGTAGTTTTATAAACCAGTCAACGTATGACAAGAGTGAATCAAGTAGCCTaatggattttgattttgaaaaccaaaatctAGTAAAGGAATTCGATATATCAGCCTTCGGTGAAGGTGTATGGAGTAATACCACAGCAACTCCTCCggaatttttaaatcaaaatccttGTAAGAAGACTGATATGTCAACCCTTGAAGAAGGTTATTCGAGTTACTTTAAGTCCTCTTTTTCAGATAATGATCTACCTGATGTTGCGCTTCCAGAGGTAATAACTAAATACCATGCATTAcagattctttttaatttttgttctggGGTTGGAGTAGCAAACCCAAAGCTTATTCTTAATTTACATCTTACGTCCAGCAGGTAAGCC harbors:
- the LOC7464897 gene encoding NAC domain-containing protein 55 isoform X3, with amino-acid sequence MEGLPMAVVNLCEHEPWDLPGKSIIKLAGQVTWYFLCPRDLRGKVHRRKTKAGYWKLTCQQKSITAEGTTTKIGVMRTLRFYENEVRTGWMMYEFDLITNSSQFKKGQYVLCKLEINSKGEKSKKGEQSHHIAPVSHSEVEPSQSTDSDSENINPSEMAMRYSPCDESELSHHAGSHFGNQNPSELMNNSARQLSELSHHMASDSENNLMPNLVYDGSGSSHSTVFNCEELYWNQPTVDSAYSPYMAFDSENQNPNEILTVDNSASNVSRNDGMAFGLANHNPNVSLTVDNSTSNVSESHHMALVLENQNLNNSLSILTCENSLMASRGLENQEPFFPPCSFINQSTYDKSESSSLMDFDFENQNLVKEFDISAFGEGVWSNTTATPPEFLNQNPCKKTDMSTLEEGYSSYFKSSFSDNDLPDVALPEQVSPGLQAGIEGCFEQENSPNPALVQLPACMEESHSFMGFGTLVSN
- the LOC7464897 gene encoding NAC domain-containing protein 55 isoform X2, yielding MDDYFSSVLAILLLLMEKGFKFQPSNEELISKYLVPKTRGDIMEGLPMAVVNLCEHEPWDLPGKSIIKLAGQVTWYFLCPRDLRGKVHRRKTKAGYWKLTCQQKSITAEGTTTKIGVMRTLRFYENEVRTGWMMYEFDLITNSSQFKKGQYVLCKLEINSKGEKSKKGEQSHHIAPVSHSEVEPSQSTDSDSENINPSEMAMRYSPCDESELSHHAGSHFGNQNPSELMNNSARQLSELSHHMASDSENNLMPNLVYDGSGSSHSTVFNCEELYWNQPTVDSAYSPYMAFDSENQNPNEILTVDNSASNVSRNDGMAFGLANHNPNVSLTVDNSTSNVSESHHMALVLENQNLNNSLSILTCENSLMASRGLENQEPFFPPCSFINQSTYDKSESSSLMDFDFENQNLVKEFDISAFGEGVWSNTTATPPEFLNQNPCKKTDMSTLEEGYSSYFKSSFSDNDLPDVALPEVSPGLQAGIEGCFEQENSPNPALVQLPACMEESHSFMGFGTLVSN
- the LOC7464897 gene encoding NAC domain-containing protein 55 isoform X1; the encoded protein is MDDYFSSVLAILLLLMEKGFKFQPSNEELISKYLVPKTRGDIMEGLPMAVVNLCEHEPWDLPGKSIIKLAGQVTWYFLCPRDLRGKVHRRKTKAGYWKLTCQQKSITAEGTTTKIGVMRTLRFYENEVRTGWMMYEFDLITNSSQFKKGQYVLCKLEINSKGEKSKKGEQSHHIAPVSHSEVEPSQSTDSDSENINPSEMAMRYSPCDESELSHHAGSHFGNQNPSELMNNSARQLSELSHHMASDSENNLMPNLVYDGSGSSHSTVFNCEELYWNQPTVDSAYSPYMAFDSENQNPNEILTVDNSASNVSRNDGMAFGLANHNPNVSLTVDNSTSNVSESHHMALVLENQNLNNSLSILTCENSLMASRGLENQEPFFPPCSFINQSTYDKSESSSLMDFDFENQNLVKEFDISAFGEGVWSNTTATPPEFLNQNPCKKTDMSTLEEGYSSYFKSSFSDNDLPDVALPEQVSPGLQAGIEGCFEQENSPNPALVQLPACMEESHSFMGFGTLVSN